The Pan troglodytes isolate AG18354 chromosome 1, NHGRI_mPanTro3-v2.0_pri, whole genome shotgun sequence genome includes a region encoding these proteins:
- the IFNLR1 gene encoding interferon lambda receptor 1 isoform X2, whose product MMCLKKQDLYNKFKGRVRTVSSSSKSPWVESEYLDYLFEVEPAPPVLVLTQTEEILSANATYQLPPCMPPLDLKYEVAFWKEGAGNKTLFPVTPHGQPVQITLQPAASEHHCLSARTIYTFSVPKYSKFSKPTCFLLEVPEANWAFLVLPSLLILLLVIAAGGVIWKTLMGNPWFQRAKMPRALDFSGHTHPVATFQPSRPESVNDLFLCPQKEMTRGVRPTPRVRAPATQQAGWKKDLAEDEEEEEEEEDTEDGVSFQPYIEPPSFLGQEHQAPGHSEAGGVDSGRPRAPLVPSEGSSAWDSSDRSWASTVDSSWDRAGSSGYLAEKGPGQGPGGDGHQESLPPPEFSKDSGFLEELPEDNLSSWATWGTLPPEPNLVPGGPPVSLQTLTFCWESSPEEEEEARESEIEDSDAGSWGAESTHRTEDRGRTLGHYMAR is encoded by the exons ATGATGTGCCTGAAGAAACAGGACCTGTACAACAAGTTCAAGGGACGCGTGCGGACGGTTTCTTCCAGCTCCAAGTCCCCCTGGGTGGAGTCCGAATACCTGGATTACCTTTTTGAAG TGGAGCCGGCCCCACCTGTCCTGGTGCTCACCCAGACGGAGGAGATCCTGAGTGCCAATGCCACGTACCAGCTGCCCCCCTGCATGCCCCCACTGGATCTGAAGTATGAGGTGGCATTCTGGAAGGAGGGGGCCGGAAACAAG ACCCTATTTCCAGTCACTCCCCATGGCCAGCCAGTCCAGATCACTCTTCAGCCAGCTGCCAGCGAACACCACTGCCTCAGTGCCAGAACCATCTACACGTTCAGTGTCCCGAAATACAGCAAGTTCTCTAAGCCCACCTGCTTCTTGCTGGAGGTCCCAG aAGCCAACTGGGCTTTCCTGGTGCTGCCATCGCTTCTGATACTGCTGTTAGTAATTGCCGCAGGGGGTGTGATCTGGAAGACCCTCATGGGGAACCCCTGGTTTCAGCGGGCAAAGATGCCACGGGCCCTG GACTtttctggacacacacaccctgtggCAACCTTTCAGCCCAGCAGACCAGAGTCCGTGAATGACTTGTTCCTCTGTCCCCAAAAGGAAATGACCAGAGGGGTCAGGCCGACGCCTCGAGTCAGGGCCCCAGCCACCCAACAGGCAGGATGGAAGAAGGACCTTGCAGAGGacgaagaggaggaggaggaggaggaggacacagAAGATGGCGTCAGCTTCCAGCCCTACATTGAACCACCTTCTTTCCTGGGGCAAGAGCACCAGGCTCCAGGGCACTCGGAGGCTGGTGGGGTGGACTCAGGGAGGCCCAGGGCTCCTCTGGTCCCAAGCGAAGGCTCCTCTGCTTGGGATTCTTCAGACAGAAGCTGGGCCAGCACTGTGGACTCCTCCTGGGACAGGGCTGGGTCCTCTGGCTATTTGGCTGAGAAGGGGCCAGGCCAAGGGCCGGGTGGGGATGGGCACCAAGAATCTCTCCCACCACCTGAATTCTCCAAGGACTCGGGTTTCCTGGAAGAGCTCCCAGAAGATAACCTCTCCTCCTGGGCCACCTGGGGCACCTTACCACCGGAGCCGAATCTGGTCCCTGGGGGACCCCCAGTTTCTCTTCAGACACTGACCTTCTGCTGGGAAAGCAgccctgaggaggaagaggaggcgaGGGAATCAGAAATTGAGGACAGCGATGCGGGCAGCTGGGGGGCTGAGAGCACCCATAGGACCGAGGACAGGGGCCGGACATTGGGGCATTACATGGCCAGATGA